Below is a genomic region from Lineus longissimus chromosome 4, tnLinLong1.2, whole genome shotgun sequence.
AAGACGATGTCATTTTGGTGATGGAGATTACTTTGGACCTGTAATGACATCATGTCAATTAGGCTGACTTGCTATAGCCTCATGATCTTTATAAGTAACCCGTCAGACACTTTCTTGTGGTCCAAATCATTAATGTCCATTGAACCTTTGTGTGATTGACCTCGTCTTGTTTCCTCCCACAGACTGATGGACGTCCTGGAGGTTATTGCACCATTCAAACACTTCAATAAGCTGAGAGACTTCATGCTCACCAGGTTACCACCAGGATTCCCTGTCAAAATTGGTAGGTTGTAAATTTCATGGAGTAGCAGTACGGAGCACCCTAAAGACCTTGTCACTGATTCCAACCTTTTGATGAATCTGGCCAGACCTTTGCATGTTCTCAGTTCCACTAGGATACTTATCAGTAAAAAGGTAATACAAAAGAAATGCCAGCTGGTATTTACAAGATAGCAGGGCTGAGCTTTATCATTGTCACAAGCTTTCTCAACCTCGGTCCTTAATCAGATTTAGATACCAATATGAATCTTGGAACCAGATAGTGCTAATGTATGTCAACTCAtatttttgttcttttctttcagaaatccCAGTATTCCCCACAGTTACTGCCAAAATAACTTTCCAAGTTTTCAAGTACGACAACAACATTCCAGGTCATAAATTCCGCATCCCACGAGATTATCACGAGGATCCCAATCGCTTCCCTGACTTATGACACTTCATGGAGACTACCTTCATCCATGTCCTTCTTAGTCAAAGATGCGTTGGGTATGACTATGATTGCACTCCCTTTGAGGAACAGTACAATGCACCCTTACTTGGCCTGGATGTACCGCTCACTAACTTAGGCAACTCAAGTGCAGAAATGACTTTGGTTTTCTGACTAATGCCCTTGGCCTTGGTTTTATAACTAGAACCTCTAGAACTAGCAAAAGCCTTGGCCTTTATTTGACAGCTTAGAGTAAGAATTCTTCAACATAAATAGCAATAAAACTATTCTTAGCTTTTCACTCTTTGGCTTAATTTCACTGTGTATTCCTGTGTTGACCTTTCACTGGCAGGGATTTTATGGGTCGTCTGGTGGTGGAGTTCTGACATGTGAAAATGAGGCGGCCAACTGTATGGTCAGTCAGGATTGTGGTGACTTGTATGTCGGGGCTTTGCTGGGAATCAGAGAGTGGCCAATTTCACAGCCATTTATGTCCCCTTAGCAGCCCCATTAAACTTTTGAAGAGAGGCGCTGATCTTGAAAGAGGTGTTTAACTATATCCTTTCCATCAAATAATTTGTGCAAGACACAATGAAAGGACCATCTACTAAATTAGATTGATTTTACATGTGTCTTACTAATTTTTCGCTATTAAAGGAACGCACAGCTGGTAGAAGTTATGATCTTGTGTTGttagtttattactgatttggtTTAATTTTGATGGGAATTTGTAAATAGGATTAGGGATGATTTTAAAGAGTATGCCATGTATAAatgtgtaaatacatgtatcatcttttatctattggtttgtctcTTTGTAACCATGTCTGTTTATTCAATGTACTTTGCCATTAAGGCAAAGAGAGCTTCTTCGTGGATGCAAGAGAGCTCTCCTGCTGCCATCTTGTGACAAAATGAATAACTATAAACTGCTTGTAGGCTAGAGTTGGAAACTTTTATTTGTCCtaaattgataatttttggtaATTTTACATTTAAACATTGTACAGTCAACTAATTATGTGCTAATCAATAGGTATTATCATGTCAGAACAATATGATATTGCAAAATAATATCTAATCAAAGGTTACAGTCAAAGCGGTACAATTATATCATGATGGAGGCGAACAAATTTTAAAGATGTAAATTGAACAAATTTTAATGTAATTGGTCTGTGGTGTTGATaaacagtacatgtatctcatttAATCTTGTGACTGTAAGTTTTGTCTCCAAGTTTGTCAGCAGATCTGTAAATACCACCACAAGCTGAAATAAAAACTTAAAATACATTGGTTTCTCCAACTGAGCTGGATTTTCAGTTctagttttaaaaagttgagaTCATTCCGGACTGAGTTTTATGAAATTTGTTGCAAGAAATCGCTTAAAACTAAAGAATGATTACTTTGGGATGATTATTTGAGCTAAAACATCTTGGTATTAAATCATCCTCTGGTGGTTCTGTGGACCCAGGCCCAATTCAAACCTGTCCTTCTGAGCTTCTCAAcaggtttttgttgacatttctgtTGCTATGGCACAAGATCGTATTCACCTAGTACTGTAATCGGTTGCAAGGATCTGCCATATGGCCTAAGTGTGTATATAGTTGAGATAATCAACAGCCCCTGAAAACCTTCATCAGTCATTTTATGTACATATTTTGGATGTGTTATTTATCAAGTAATGAATAAAGGAACAGTTACTGTTTTGATAGAATATTATTcttttgtttgtattttcataTCTAGTGAGATGAGGCCAGACTCCAGATGTACAGTTATTGCATCTTTACCctcaagtttttttacttttaatcaaCTTGGGCATCTCGGACTACGTCACATCCAGGAGGGATCTTTCATCAGGCAGGTGACTGTCTGTAAGAACCTGACTGTGATAGTCATTTGTCACAGGGACTTCAGAATGGCTGTCGATTGGAACATGGCAGCGACAAGCCCAAATGTTAAAAAAACCCTGGCAGCTGTTCAGGGATTGTGACATCTAATCTTGATGTATTCATTATGATGAAGCAGAGGATGACAGACATGTCACCAAAGTCAGAACTCCGTGGAAAATACAGAAACTATTGCATTTATTGAACTCCATGTAGTACTGATTTTGAGGCCAGTCATGCATTTAACAGGTTTTGATAGCCTCTGACGTGAAAGGGTTAACCCAGGATTGCGTCAAGTTTAGCGTTTTGATTTCGGTGGTTTTAGTTTCTTCAGCTTCATCGCCAGTCCCCAGCTTCCTTTGATACTAAGCTTGCCTTGGAAGAATGCCTGAAACGAAGAGTGCAGAATTGAGCAAATGCAAGCTTTGTTACATGTGTTCCTTCAGAGACAGTAATGAATAAGAACCAATTGCTAGTAGTGATTGCCCTTGGCTCAGCAACTCCGATTCCATCAATCCCATTTTCGAGGTTTGGACTTTACATTTGAGGAGTTATTAACCTGCCCTAGTAGGCTATATTAGATTAGTTTCTAGTTTCATTCAAAGATTGTGCATCACTCGGTATTGCAGATTCTCGGAACCCAGACCGTAAAATCAATTATACCATGACCATGGATTGATCATCATCCTAATCATAGTTTAGCAGTGTCTGTGACTACATATGGTCTTTCCCGTTAAGAAAGGGGGTTATCCCTAAATTTTTTCTATTATGATACTTATTAAAGGACTTACAGCTATTCCCGACAGCTTCCCTGTCATCAAGGCAGTTAGATTATCATCAGTCATCGTGATTGTACAATCAGCTTCGGTCATATCTCCAAATCGTACTGCTCCGTTTCCATTCTTCAAATCTACAAACCAGGTACCCTGCTTGCCTCCGGGTCCATCTGTCACCTTAAAGCTATATGTGCCCTTTATCTTCTTCACAAGAGATGCACCTTCCTGAAAAGTATTTGCCATATAGAAAGAACATGGTAGTTGGCAGACTTCATTAACGCGCGAGTGGTGAATGACCAAATGGTTTTGAGAAATTGCTCAACTACGGCAATAATGGAAAATCTAAAGCTTCATGACAATTTTCCGCAAAGCCCCGATTTACATTCCACTTGTAAAACTAAAATCCTTGCATGCTCACCGTCCTCAGCTTCTTCAAAGATAGGGAGCAGGAGTACAAAGTTCCCCGTCACAGCTACTTATATTCAAATGACAAGGTGATCATAGGAAAAAGACACATTGAGAACAAACCTTGGCAACAACTGCTGCCATTTTCTTGAACACGGGAGCACACTTGAAATCACCTCCATCATTTGTACCGCTTGCAGGTACCACCTGAACTCGTGCACTGGAAGGATGAAACCGATGTGATAAAACACTGACATGTAACAGAATGATGAGAGGAAACATTTCGGAGAGAATGATCGACAAGCTGGAACTTTGTATGGAATTTCAAGAACCAGGCGAAAGGCGCAGCATGTCAAGCTAGCTGTAGAGTCTATATGATACTGGATATACTTGAAGTTAAGTTGAGGACAGCCAATGGCTGAGCAATACATCAATCATTGCAAAGCTCGAAGCTATCACACGATGTCTGGCTGTCCTGGGGTGTTTACAACAGCTGCGGCCGACGAGTTCCTAAGAAATATGGCTTCTTGGTCGGTCCATGGGGCATTTCCACTTCTAGCATATATACAACGATATATATATGACATTTGTCCAAATATGTTTAACGTCACTGCCATGGACTGTGACAGTTTGCGTTTGCCAGCCAGTCTGTGATATTGTCCAGCGCTGTCACCTTTGAAACCCGATTTATCTCTGTTGGCCGTTAGGGCACCCAAACTGATGCCATCCACCTGTGTGCCCAAGGAGACAGCCAAAGGGCAGGGAGATGGGCCATTCATCGATCACAAAGGGGACCAGACTGACTGATCAAAGTCATTGTGTGCATTCGTCGACCACGTTAGTTGTGGTGTCCACTGGAACACTGTGACATTCAACACCATCACCTCCAAAAATATAGATGAATAGATTTTTATAGATGGGTACATTTATTCCATAATGTTTTCATATAAATTATTTCACAATTAGTCTTATATTCATAAATATATTTACAACGAAATTAAACAGATGGACTTAGTAAGGCTGCAAGAAAACCGCAACTTGGAGCTCACATGTTAACATTTTACTAAAGCAAAGCATGAAAATTCATGTACTGTTTTGCCAACATCTTGCTCAACCACAAGCAGTTTTCAATTCGCAACCATACAGTAAGAATCTCTTCATTTTGGCTCAGCGAATCTGACATGAAATAGCAAAAGAGCAAAATACATTGATCTAGACAGCTTTATAGGCAATTTAAGAAACCTAGCCACAGAAAATGAACAATGTTCTTACACATGTAAGTGGTGTCGCTGATCTATATGGTGATAGCACAATAAAACATCTGGACGAAATTTGGCAGGATAATATGTCACCACAATCTTCCATCAAAGACTTAAAAGCAATCTAAGAACATGCTTTAGAGGCAGGGAAAGCCTAAACAAATGGAATGGTTAACACTGgtatttcattttaaagaatGATTCGCTAATGGAAAcataatttttttaacaaattgatgaaaaatcaCTCATATTTCAAGTATAAAATTACAAGAATTGGGAACGAACTTGTACTCTTTTTTTTCAAGAATCAAAGCTATCAGCTCACCAATAGCTGAACACTGCACAATGTATCAGGCAAGCCTATCCTTAGTATGGGAGATATTGGTCAGCTGATCTCTTTACTTGTGTATTTAAGGCAGGatgaaagtcatcaaaattagaaCTCCACAGAAACCATTGCACTTGTTGAACtccatgtacatgaagtgcTTATTTTGAGGCTATTCATCATGCCTTTAATTGGTCTTGATAGCCTCAGCCCTAAAAGGGTTAACCCAGGATTGTGTCCAGTTTAGAGTTTTGATTTGGGTGGTTGGAAGTTCTTCAGTTTCATTGCCAGTCCCATATTTCCTTTGATCTTCAGCTTGCCTTGGAAGAATGCCTGAAACAAAGAGTGCAGAATTGAGTAACAGGATTCTTCGTCACATGATTCCCTTGCATGTGgttcattgagaaaaaaaaaggaCAGCTAACTGACTCACTTTCATGGACTTTCAGTTTTAATGATACAGCTTATTTGAATAGACTACAATGTAGTTCAATTTCAAGCCCCCTTTACAGATTGAACCCATATCATCACATCCAGCAAATCCTTTTTCTACAGAAATACTTATTTTAGGACTTACAGTTTGTGAATTCAGCTTCCCTGTCATCATAGATGTTAGATTATCATCAGTCATCGTGATTGCACAATCAGCTTTGGTCATATCTCCAAATCGTACTGCTCCGTTTCCATTCTTGACATCAACAAACCAGATTCCCTCTTTGCCTCCGGGTCCACCGGTCACATTAAAGCTAATTGTACCCTTCATCTTTTTAACGAGGGATGCGCCATCCTGAAATATTGAAAGAACCAAGATTCAGTCTGGCTACAAAGTTGAGGCTGTACTAGTCGGCCAATATCATATATAAAAAGCTTAACTCTGGCAATTTGGGATATCTACGCCACAGCCATCTACAGTCCCTCCGTGAAACTAAAACCTTTACATGTTCATCATCTTTTTGGGTTAACCTCAAAAGAGATcggtaatagagaggtttcctgtcGCAATGACCAGTAAAGGTAATCATATGAGAAGATGATCACACGAAAAAACACACAGAGAACAAACCTTGGCAAGTGCTGCAGTGATTTCCTTGAACACGGGAGCACATTTGAAATCACTTCCATCATTCGTACCACTTGCGGGGACCGCCTGGACTCGTCCACTGAAAGCAGGAAACTGGTCTGATAAAACGCAGACATGTAATATCGACAGGCTAGAACTTAGTATGGAATTTCAACAACCAGGCAAAGATCAGATCCGGCCAGATAAGTACATATTGTACTGGATATTGTTGTGTAGTAATTGTCGGAACTTGTCTAATTTCTATAGCTTTCTTTAGCAAAAGGAAATATCTAATCACAACAATTTGAGCCAATGCTCCAATGAGAAACGACTTAAAATTAACATCAGGCATCGCTCACCTCTTCTGTGGGAATCCTAGTCTGtacatcgtcaccaccactgcACCGCCAAGTCCAATATTATGCTGGAGGGCAATCTTGGCACTGGGCACCTGGCGTTTCCCTGCAAGGCCTCTCAACTGCCAGCAGAGTTCAGAACACTGGGCTAGCCCTGTAGCACCCAGGGGATGGCCCTTGGATATCAAACCACCACTTGGATTGATCACGTATTTGCCGCCATATGTGTTGTCGCCTCGGTCAATGAACTTGCCAGCTTCTCCTGTACAAAAAACACCACATACATTAGTTTTTCCCAAAATAAAAGTGCTACTGGCAATGTACAACAGACCAATCATTGTTTGAGTTATGAAGTGTaaataaatcatattttgaCAACTGTTATCTCCATGGCACATTCAGTCAACGTTGAGAGAGAGCAAAAAAGACATCGCATATCAATCCACAGCAATCCCATATTGTCATAATAAGATACATGATGAAGCTCTTCTGTTTACCTACCTTCGCCACAGAGACCAAGCGCTTCATATGTGATGAGTTCATTAGCCGAGAAACAATCATGGAGTTCAATCACATCGACATCAGTAGGCTTGAAGCCAGAGCTCTTGTATACTCGCTCGGCAGCTGCTTTGGAGACGTCATAACCCACCTGATGAAGGAAGACGATACATGTACGACGTTATTGATACACTATTCTTTGTTCAGGACTTCCTTTAAAGTCCATATCGAGGTTTAATCCAAATTAGTTGTGACACAAATACTTTCAAGATTCTCAATAGTCTGAAttctaacatgatgttacaaGTCAACATACCATTTTCCGACAGCTATTTTCAGCGAAAGAGCTTGCAAAGTCAGTGGCCATTTCCATAGCAATGATCTCCACTGCCTGGTTCTCCAAACCATGTTTCTTGACAAAGGCTTCACTGGCCAAGATAACAGCTGCTCCACCATCTGATGTGGGACTGGAAGGAAAGGAAATGCTTGAATAGTTTGTGAAGAACCACAGGAGCACTAAGACAATAAACTGTCCTCTCATGAGACAGGCCACTGAACCTGTACCATATGCAAATATAACTGAAGTATCGAGAACATGTCAAGACAACACTTCCAACACATCAAAATGAATGTTTCTGTGTTCAAGCATTTGAAGGACTGGATTTCACACTTACCAGCACTGAAGCTTTGTGAGTGGCTCATGAATTTTTGGTGAAGACATGATCTCTTCAAGAGTGTACTCTTTACGGAACTGGGAATACCTGGAAACACAATAGTTAGAATTTAACATACCTTTTCAGGGCTCAAACGGAGGTAGGTTTTACCCCAGCTTTTGGGGTAGTTCTTAAGACATTTGCAGGGGCTTTAAGAAGGTACGTGACTCACTACGCCATCTACAGGGAATTACAAAAGGTGGTGGCCAACAGCCATGACAGCTGTCACATTCAACGATCTGCAATGAATGAGGTCAATACTCACGGGTTGTTCACAGAGTGCTTGTGATTTTTGTGggcaatttttgcaaaatgtgtTAGTGTTGTTCCGTATTTTTCCATGTGTTCCCGCCCCGCGTTGCCAAACATCTGAGCAGTGATAGGGGATGCTTCAATCCCATATGTGTTGTTGAGAACCTCAACATGCTTTTCCATAGGGCTTGCTCGGTCGGTGTACTGTAAAAGATTGAAGATGTCAAAGTTTTATCAGGTCTGGTATACACTTATAACCCTGAGTCCAACAAAACGGCAGACAATTCTCAGAAACTCAAGTAAGCCAGATTCATGTTTGCGAGTTTTTACTTCAGGCTTCGCATGCCTCGaacaacaagaaaaaaacattccaATGTCACATTGTTTTTAGTTTACTGTGACATTATGAAGAAATTACACATTCAAATTTCGAACTTGACTCTGTGTAGCAATTCATGATCGATTTTTGATACAAATGAACAATGGCTATTTGGATGTAGAGACATACCTTCTGGGACAGAGAACCCCTTTCCATCTTCTCAAAGCCCAGGGCAAGAACACAGTCATTGATACCTCCGGCTATGAACTGTTTTGCCATATACAAGGCAGTGGATCCTGTTGCACAGGCATTGGTAGTCTAAAGGAAATATATGTATCAGGATGAAACAGACTGGAAGTGTGAGGAGATACAATTGATATCACAATGAAATTCTA
It encodes:
- the LOC135486206 gene encoding sterol carrier protein 2-like; this translates as MFPLIILLHVSVLSHRFHPSSARVQVVPASGTNDGGDFKCAPVFKKMAAVVAKEGASLVKKIKGTYSFKVTDGPGGKQGTWFVDLKNGNGAVRFGDMTEADCTITMTDDNLTALMTGKLSGIAAFFQGKLSIKGSWGLAMKLKKLKPPKSKR
- the LOC135486271 gene encoding sterol carrier protein 2-like — protein: MAAPRKVYVVGVGMTKFEKPGRRDDFDYPEIGVEAATKALKDAGIGYNEVQQACVGYVYGDSSCGQRVLYQIGMTGIPIYNTTNACATGSTALYMAKQFIAGGINDCVLALGFEKMERGSLSQKYTDRASPMEKHVEVLNNTYGIEASPITAQMFGNAGREHMEKYGTTLTHFAKIAHKNHKHSVNNPYSQFRKEYTLEEIMSSPKIHEPLTKLQCCPTSDGGAAVILASEAFVKKHGLENQAVEIIAMEMATDFASSFAENSCRKMVGYDVSKAAAERVYKSSGFKPTDVDVIELHDCFSANELITYEALGLCGEGEAGKFIDRGDNTYGGKYVINPSGGLISKGHPLGATGLAQCSELCWQLRGLAGKRQVPSAKIALQHNIGLGGAVVVTMYRLGFPQKSGRVQAVPASGTNDGSDFKCAPVFKEITAALAKDGASLVKKMKGTISFNVTGGPGGKEGIWFVDVKNGNGAVRFGDMTKADCAITMTDDNLTSMMTGKLNSQTAFFQGKLKIKGNMGLAMKLKNFQPPKSKL